The following are from one region of the Sorghum bicolor cultivar BTx623 chromosome 2, Sorghum_bicolor_NCBIv3, whole genome shotgun sequence genome:
- the LOC8059783 gene encoding arogenate dehydratase/prephenate dehydratase 6, chloroplastic translates to MEAAAVLDAFSAAPRHKLRPAAWWRSTRLASQACRATAPFARADWQTACAILASNSSTGGGGGHDASSSSNNRQPAPRVNGQKPLPAPAPAPALEEATPTPTELDLVPVSNLPRPLSISDLSPAPMHGSQLRVAYQGVPGAYSEAAAAKAYPGCDAIPCDQFEVAFQAVELWIADRAVLPVENSLGGSIHRNYDLLLRHRLHIVGEVQLPVHHCLLALPGVRRELLTRVISHPQALAQCELTLNAMGLNVAREAFDDTAGAAEHVAAGGLRDTAAIASARAAELYGLQVLADGIQDDAGNVTRFVMLAREPIIPRTDRPFKTSIVFAHDTDGTSVLFKVLSAFAFRDISLTKIESRPHRHRPIRLVDDANVGTAKHFEYMFYIDFQASMADVRAQNALAEIQEFTSFLRVLGSYPMDMTPWDAALSSSSRADDTSQHY, encoded by the coding sequence ATGGAGGCCGCCGCCGTGCTCGACGCCTtctccgccgcgccgcgccacAAGCTGCGCCCGGCAGCCTGGTGGAGATCCACGCGCCTCGCGTCGCAGGCGTGCCGCGCCACCGCCCCATTCGCCCGCGCCGACTGGCAGACCGCCTGCGCCATCCTCGCTAGCAACAGCAgcacgggcggcggcggcggccacgacgccagcagcagcagcaacaacaggcAGCCAGCGCCGCGGGTGAACGGCCAGAAGCCcctgcccgcgcccgcgcccgcgccagcCCTGGAGGAGGCGACGCCGACGCCCACCGAGCTGGATCTGGTGCCTGTGTCCAACCTCCCCCGCCCGCTCAGCATCAGCGACCTGTCCCCGGCGCCCATGCACGGGTCGCAGCTCCGCGTGGCGTACCAGGGCGTCCCGGGCGCCTACagcgaggccgccgccgccaaggCCTACCCGGGctgcgacgccatcccctgcgACCAGTTCGAGGTGGCCTTCCAGGCCGTGGAGCTCTGGATCGCCGACCGCGCCGTGCTCCCCGTCGAGAACTCCCTCGGCGGCAGCATCCACCGCAACTacgacctcctcctccgccaccgcctccacatCGTCGGGGAGGTCCAGCTCCCCGTCCACCACTGCCTCCTCGCGCTCCCCGGGGTGCGCAGGGAGCTGCTCACCCGGGTCATCTCCCACCCGCAGGCGCTGGCGCAGTGCGAGCTCACGCTCAACGCCATGGGACTCAACGTCGCCCGCGAGGCCTTCGACGACACCGCGGGCGCCGCCGAGCACGTCGCCGCGGGCGGGCTAAGGGACACCGCCGCCATCGCGTCCGCGCGCGCCGCGGAGCTCTACGGCCTCCAGGTCCTCGCCGACGGCATCCAGGACGACGCCGGCAACGTCACCCGATTCGTCATGCTGGCGAGGGAGCCCATCATCCCGCGCACCGATAGGCCCTTCAAGACCAGCATCGTCTTCGCACACGACACCGACGGCACCTCCGTCCTCTTCAAGGTGCTCTCCGCCTTCGCCTTCCGCGACATCTCACTCACCAAGATCGAGAGCCGACCGCACCGCCACCGTCCCATCCGCCTCGTCGACGACGCCAACGTCGGCACCGCCAAGCACTTCGAGTACATGTTCTACATCGACTTCCAGGCATCCATGGCCGACGTCCGCGCGCAGAACGCGCTCGCGGAGATCCAGGAGTTCACATCCTTCCTCAGGGTGCTCGGGAGCTACCCCATGGACATGACGCCGTGGGACGCCGCGCTCTCCTCTTCCTCTCGCGCCGACGATACCAGCCAGCACTACTAG
- the LOC8059782 gene encoding delta(14)-sterol reductase → MEAAAAVLPALVPSGSAVVVLVAYLGYLAAAGAILPGKLVDGAILSDSSRLHYRCNGLLSLLLLLGLSALGVYMGWMSPTVVADRGLELLSVTFIFSVIVSFALYFAGIKSRHKSSSLRPHVSGSFIQDWWLGVQLNPHFMGIDLKFFFVRAGMMAWLFINLSLFAKSYLAGSANLSVILYQFFCAWYIIDYFIHEEFMTSTWDIIAERLGFMLVFGDLVFIPFTFTIQGWWLLRNKVELSLLAGLANLCIFLIGYLVFRGANKQKHVFKKDPKAPIWGRPPKVVGGKLLASGYWGIARHCNYLGDLLLALSFSLPCGVSSVIPYFYPTYLLILLIWRERRDEARCSQKYREIWAEYCKLVPWRILPYVY, encoded by the exons atggaggccgccgccgccgtcctcccCGCGCTGGTGCCCTCCGGGAGCGCG GTGGTGGTACTCGTCGCCTACCTCGGGTatctcgccgccgccggagccaTCCTCCCGGGGAAGCTCGTCGATGGAGCTAtactctccgactcctcccgcCTCCACTACCGTTGCAACG GTTTGCTctcgctcctgctgctgctggggcTCTCGGCGTTGGGTGTCTACATGGGGTGGATGTCTCCCACG GTTGTAGCTGACAGGGGACTCGAACTTCTGTCAGTGACCTTCATTTTTAGTGTCATT GTCTCTTTCGCACTCTACTTCGCCGGCATCAAGTCCCGCCACAAAAGTTCTTCTTTGAGACCACATGTTAGTGGGAGCTTCATACAAGATTG GTGGTTGGGAGTGCAGCTTAATCCTCATTTTATGGGAATTGACCTCAA ATTCTTTTTTGTGAGGGCAGGAATGATGGCATGGTTATTTATTAACCTCTCTTTGTTTGCAAAGAGCTACTTAGCTGGTTCAGCTAATCTTTCGGTCATTCTCTACCAATTTTTTTGTGCG TGGTATATTATAGATTACTTCATCCATGAAGAATTCATGACCTCAAC GTGGGACATTATTGCTGAAAGACTGGGTTTCATGCTGGTGTTTGGTGATCTAGTTTTCATCCCTTTCACCTTCACTATTCAG GGCTGGTGGCTTTTGAGGAACAAAGTAGAGCTGTCCCTTTTGGCTGGTCTAGCTAACTTATGCATCTTCCTTATCGG CTACCTAGTGTTCCGAGGAGCTAACAAGCAAAAACATGTGTTCAAGAAGGACCCCAAAGCTCCTATATGGGGAAGACCTCCCAAAGTTGTTGGGGGAAAGCTACTCGCATCTGGTTACTG GGGCATCGCAAGGCACTGCAATTATCTAGGAGATCTACTGCTAGCGCTTTCATTTAGCTTGCCCTGTGGAGTCAG TTCCGTGATCCCATACTTCTaccccacgtacctgctcattcTACTGATATGGAGGGAAAGGCGCGACGAGGCGAGGTGCTCGCAGAAGTACAGGGAGATCTGGGCAGAGTACTGCAAGCTCGTGCCCTGGAGGATCCTGCCTTATGTGTACTGA